In the Streptomyces spororaveus genome, CGGCTTCACGGCCAAGCTCACCGGCGGCGGCATGGCCATGGGCACCCCGCACTACATGTCGCCCGAACAGATCGCGGGCGGCGAGGTCGACCACCGCAGCGACCTCTACTCCTTCGGCTGCGTCCTGTACGAGATCGCCACCGGCGCCCCGCCCTTCGACCTCGGCGACTCCTGGTCGGTGCTGGTCGGCCACCGCGACAACGCCCCCGTGCCGCTGCGCGAGCACCGCCCCGAGCTGCCCGGCTACTTCGACGAGGTGGTCCTGGACCTGCTCGCCAAGCGCCCCGAGGACCGGCCGGGCGACGCCCGCCACGTGCACCGCCGGCTCGTCGAGGCACGGCTCGGACCGGGCGGCCTGCCCGGCGCCCAGGCCCCGCTCCCGGCCTGGGCCCGCGGCATGACCGCCGGACGCAAGGCCGGGATCGACGCCCGGCCCGCGAGCGGCGAGTGGGCCGTGCTCACCGGAGCCTGGACGGCCGCGCGCCCCGGCGGCCGACAGCCGGTGCCGCGCCCGCGCGACGAGTACCCCCCGGTCCACCCCGGCACCACCACCATCATCCGTCCCGCGCCCGACGAGGACCCGCGGCTCACCGCCGCGTACGGATTCCCGCGCCCCGCCGGCCCGCGGGGCAGCGGTCCCGACGCGCTCGCCGCCGGACACGCGCGCGCGTACGCCCTCAGCCGCACGGGCCGGCCCGAGGAGGCGCTCGCCGGGTACACCGCCGTGGCCGAGGGGCGCACGCGGGTGCTCGGCGCGGACCACGCCGACACCCTCGCGGCGCGCCAGGAGACGGCGTACGAACTGGGCCGGCTCGGGCGCCACCGGGAGGCCTACGACGTCTACCGCGCCGTACTCGCCGCCCGCGAGCGGACCATGGGCCCGCTCCACCCCGACACCCTGCGCTGCCGGCACAACCTGGCCTGCGCGCTGGGCGCGCTGGGCCGGTTCGCGGAGGCCCACACGACCGCCGCCCAGGTCGCCGCCGACCGGGCGGCCGTCCTGGGGGCCGAGCACGCGGACACCCTGCTCACCCGCTACGAGGCGGCGTACGCCCTCGGCCGCCTGGAGCGCTGGCAGGAGGCCCTGGTCGCCTTCCACGAGGTCGCCCTCGTACGCGAACGGGTGCTGGGCCGCGACCACCCCGACACCCTGGCCGCCCGCTACGAGGTCGGCATCGCGCTCGGCCGCACCGGCAACAGCGCCCAGGCCCTCGACCTGTTCCGGGCCCTGGTCCGCGACCGCACCCGCGCCTACGGGGTCACCGACCCCGAGACGCTCCGCGCCCGGCACGTCCTCGGGGTCAACCTGGGCCGTCTGGAACGCTGGGCGGAAGCGGTGGCCGAGGCCCGCCAGGTCGGCGCCCTGCGCGCCGAGGTGCTCGGGCCCGAGCATCCGGACACCCTGGTCAGCCGCCGGGAACTGGCCGGAGGGCTCGGCCGGCTGGGCCGGTGGGACGAGGCCCTGCCCATCTACCGGGACCTCTCCGGAATCCGCGAACGGTCCCTCGGCGACGAACATCCCGACACGGTCCTGGCCCACGCCGACGAGGCCCACTGTCTGGAGCGGCTCGGCCAGGTGTGCTACCAAGAGCCATGACGACCTTCGGGCGGGACGTGTACGACGATGTGATCGTGGGCGGTGGGCACAACGGCCTGGTGGCCGCCGCGTACCTGGCCAGGGCGGGCCGCTCCGTGCTGGTTCTGGAGCGGCTCGGGAACACGGGCGGGGCGGCGATCTCCAGCCGCCCCTTCGTCGGGGTCGACGCGAGACTCTCGCGCTACTCGTACCTGGTCTCCCTGCTCCCGGCGAAGATCGTGCGCGACCTGGACCTGCGGTTCGCGGTACGCCGCCGGACGATCTCCTCGTACACGCCCACCGAGCGCGGCGGGCGGCCCGGCGGACTGCTCGTCGGCGGCGGCGAGCAGCGCACCCGCGAGTCCTTCGCGCGGCTGACCGGTTCGGACCGGGAGTACGAGAGCTGGCGCTCCTTCTACGGGACCACCGGGCGGGTCGCCGAGAAGGTCTTCCCCACCCTGACGCAGCCGCTGCCGACACGGGCGGAGCTGCGGGCCCGGATCGACGACGAGGCCGCCTGGCGGATGCTCTTCGAGGAGCCCCTCGGGCAGGCCGTGGAGCGGAACTTCGCCGACGACCTGGTCCGCGGGGTGGTCCTCACGGACGGGCTGATCGGCACCTTCGCGGACGCCCACGACCCGTCCCTCGCGCAGAACCGCTGCTTCCTCTACCACGTCATCGGCGGCGGGACCGGCGACTGGGACGTGCCCGTCGGCGGCATGGGCGCGCTGACGGACGCGCTCGCGGCGGCGGCCAGGGCGGCCGGTGCCGAGATCGCGACCGGCCACGAGGTGCTGCGGATCGACACGGACGGGGTCGCCCCGGCCGAGGTGGTCTTCCGCACGGCGTCCGGGGAGGGCCGCGTCGTCGGCCGCACGGTGCTGGTGAACGCCTCGCCGAAGGCGCTGGCCGAACTCCTCGGCGAGACCCCGCCCCCAGGGGGCGCGGCCGCGGCCCCCGAGGGCGCCCAGCTCAAGGTCAACATGCTGCTGCGCCGGCTGCCCCGGCTCCGGGACACCTCGGTGGACCCGCGCGAGGCCTTCGGCGGCACCTTCCACATCGCCGAGGGCTACGCCGAGCTCGCCCGGGCCCACGCGGAGGCCGCCTCCGGCGAACTGCCCTCCGTACCGCCCTCGGAGATCTACTGCCACTCGCTCACCGACCCGACGATCCTCGGCCCGGACCTGGTGGAGCAGGGCTACCAGACGCTCACCCTCTTCGGTCTGCACACCCCGGCCCGGCTGTTCGAGAAGGACAACCAGCAGGCCCGCGAGGTACTCCTGACGGCCACCCTCGCCCAGCTCGACGCGCACCTGGCCGAACCGCTCACCGACTGCCTCGCCTTCGACGCGGACGGCCGCCCGTGCATCGAGGCGAAGACCCCGCTGGACCTGGAACGCGAA is a window encoding:
- a CDS encoding serine/threonine-protein kinase, which encodes MAESRLIQGRYRSLDLIGRGGMGEVWRARDESLGRQVAVKCLKPIGAEQDAHFTQVLRERFRREARVAASLQHRGVTVVHDFGDDSAAGGPLYLVMELLEGRNLSQLLEDNDARPLPVDVVVDIAEQMAAALGYTHDQGVVHRDLKPANIMRLTDGTVKICDFGIARLAHDIGFTAKLTGGGMAMGTPHYMSPEQIAGGEVDHRSDLYSFGCVLYEIATGAPPFDLGDSWSVLVGHRDNAPVPLREHRPELPGYFDEVVLDLLAKRPEDRPGDARHVHRRLVEARLGPGGLPGAQAPLPAWARGMTAGRKAGIDARPASGEWAVLTGAWTAARPGGRQPVPRPRDEYPPVHPGTTTIIRPAPDEDPRLTAAYGFPRPAGPRGSGPDALAAGHARAYALSRTGRPEEALAGYTAVAEGRTRVLGADHADTLAARQETAYELGRLGRHREAYDVYRAVLAARERTMGPLHPDTLRCRHNLACALGALGRFAEAHTTAAQVAADRAAVLGAEHADTLLTRYEAAYALGRLERWQEALVAFHEVALVRERVLGRDHPDTLAARYEVGIALGRTGNSAQALDLFRALVRDRTRAYGVTDPETLRARHVLGVNLGRLERWAEAVAEARQVGALRAEVLGPEHPDTLVSRRELAGGLGRLGRWDEALPIYRDLSGIRERSLGDEHPDTVLAHADEAHCLERLGQVCYQEP
- a CDS encoding phytoene desaturase family protein, with protein sequence MTTFGRDVYDDVIVGGGHNGLVAAAYLARAGRSVLVLERLGNTGGAAISSRPFVGVDARLSRYSYLVSLLPAKIVRDLDLRFAVRRRTISSYTPTERGGRPGGLLVGGGEQRTRESFARLTGSDREYESWRSFYGTTGRVAEKVFPTLTQPLPTRAELRARIDDEAAWRMLFEEPLGQAVERNFADDLVRGVVLTDGLIGTFADAHDPSLAQNRCFLYHVIGGGTGDWDVPVGGMGALTDALAAAARAAGAEIATGHEVLRIDTDGVAPAEVVFRTASGEGRVVGRTVLVNASPKALAELLGETPPPGGAAAAPEGAQLKVNMLLRRLPRLRDTSVDPREAFGGTFHIAEGYAELARAHAEAASGELPSVPPSEIYCHSLTDPTILGPDLVEQGYQTLTLFGLHTPARLFEKDNQQAREVLLTATLAQLDAHLAEPLTDCLAFDADGRPCIEAKTPLDLERELRLPGGHIFHRDLSWPYAEQGGRWGVETAHRNVLLCGAGAVRGGGVSGVPGHNAAMAVLGH